A portion of the Paenibacillus marchantiae genome contains these proteins:
- a CDS encoding ATP-grasp domain-containing protein, giving the protein MTTRFTKNGHQTSESLNVLLTGGRAPVTLDLARMLHRAGHRVYVAESVVRHLCRLTSAVEQCFMVPSPRHETEDYLLEMESLVQTWQIDLLIPMCEEVFYIAQGTDRLRNHCRVLVSPIEQLHELHHKYRFIQLAESFGLSVPDTRLINSRQEWMEAQADLDIEGEWVSKPVYSRFAARVRMPISSTADFDRGAPDQKIYEGKMKQHRLQNDPPGDTEISSASPWVAQAYVAGQMLCTYSVAYEGKIVAYTTYDSRYRTGSVGASVFFEHVEHEGIYEWVRQFVQATGFSGQIGFDFIETEDGQVYAIECNPRATSGIHLFHPGDGLVRALIAPEELVKAAKVIIPKQGSKAMLMLPMLGSGLQQLWGKGSLRTWMTAWRGTRDVVYLRYDMKPLFEQFAIVLSAWRLARKHKFSLTEALTHDIEWNGEQR; this is encoded by the coding sequence TTGACTACTAGATTCACGAAGAATGGACATCAAACATCAGAATCCTTAAATGTGCTGCTCACAGGCGGGCGGGCTCCGGTAACGCTCGATCTGGCGCGTATGCTTCATCGTGCGGGTCACCGGGTTTACGTCGCGGAGAGCGTGGTGCGTCATTTGTGCAGATTGACCAGTGCGGTGGAGCAGTGTTTCATGGTTCCATCTCCACGTCATGAAACAGAGGATTACTTGTTAGAGATGGAGAGTCTGGTTCAAACCTGGCAGATCGACTTGTTGATTCCGATGTGTGAAGAAGTTTTTTATATTGCCCAAGGGACAGATCGACTGCGTAATCACTGCCGTGTACTTGTTTCGCCTATAGAGCAGCTGCATGAATTGCATCATAAATATCGCTTTATTCAGCTTGCAGAGTCGTTTGGCCTTTCGGTGCCGGATACCCGTCTGATCAACAGTCGGCAGGAATGGATGGAAGCGCAGGCTGATCTGGATATAGAAGGGGAATGGGTATCGAAGCCCGTATACTCCCGCTTTGCTGCCAGAGTTCGTATGCCGATATCCTCCACAGCAGACTTTGATAGAGGCGCACCTGATCAGAAGATATACGAAGGTAAAATGAAGCAGCACCGTTTACAGAATGATCCTCCTGGTGACACGGAAATATCTTCGGCTTCCCCTTGGGTTGCACAGGCTTATGTTGCCGGGCAAATGTTATGTACATACAGCGTAGCTTATGAAGGGAAAATCGTTGCATATACAACCTACGACAGTCGCTATCGAACGGGCAGCGTAGGGGCGAGTGTTTTTTTTGAACATGTGGAGCATGAAGGAATTTACGAGTGGGTAAGGCAATTTGTACAGGCGACAGGGTTTAGCGGGCAGATTGGGTTTGATTTTATCGAAACAGAGGACGGACAAGTGTATGCCATTGAGTGTAATCCGAGGGCGACCAGTGGCATCCATTTGTTTCACCCTGGTGATGGCTTGGTACGTGCTTTAATTGCACCTGAAGAGCTGGTGAAAGCAGCAAAGGTGATCATCCCCAAGCAAGGAAGCAAAGCGATGTTGATGCTTCCGATGTTGGGAAGTGGATTGCAGCAACTCTGGGGGAAAGGCAGCCTGCGGACATGGATGACAGCCTGGCGGGGAACGAGGGATGTGGTGTATCTGAGATACGATATGAAACCTTTGTTTGAGCAATTTGCAATTGTACTCTCCGCCTGGCGGCTTGCAAGGAAACATAAGTTCTCGCTGACTGAAGCTTTGACTCACGACATAGAATGGAACGGTGAACAACGATGA
- a CDS encoding DJ-1/PfpI family protein, whose translation MKIAFVLFDGLTFLDFAGFYDVINRLNFFEQTKGTTWETCAMTDQVTDESGLTLKVDRVKPNLAEYDLIFVPGGMGTRKLRFDEAFVGWLRQAENVPLKVSVCTGSLLMGAAGFLTGKKATTHPNVYELLEPYVAEVIQTRIVKDGNVITAGGVATSIDLGVYVVGLLAGQEAAANVKLQIDYPYDMQGVVEE comes from the coding sequence ATGAAAATCGCTTTTGTTTTGTTTGATGGTTTGACTTTCCTTGATTTTGCAGGATTTTATGATGTGATCAATCGGTTGAATTTCTTTGAACAAACCAAAGGCACGACGTGGGAAACATGTGCGATGACAGATCAGGTTACGGACGAATCGGGTTTAACGTTGAAGGTGGACCGGGTGAAGCCCAATTTGGCGGAATATGATCTCATTTTTGTTCCTGGTGGCATGGGAACCCGTAAGCTTCGATTCGATGAGGCTTTTGTCGGCTGGCTGAGACAAGCTGAGAATGTTCCACTGAAGGTATCCGTGTGCACAGGCTCTCTGCTGATGGGGGCGGCGGGGTTTTTAACGGGTAAAAAAGCAACAACGCATCCCAATGTCTATGAATTGCTTGAGCCATATGTTGCTGAGGTGATTCAAACTCGGATTGTGAAAGACGGAAATGTGATTACGGCCGGAGGGGTAGCGACGTCCATTGATCTTGGGGTCTATGTTGTAGGTTTGCTTGCAGGCCAGGAAGCCGCAGCGAATGTAAAGCTACAAATCGATTATCCTTATGACATGCAGGGAGTGGTTGAAGAATGA
- a CDS encoding MBL fold metallo-hydrolase: protein MLTTTSVKLHLGAAGYCTHPEFLTLRGGSLRPVAFPAGFACIIHPVHGPILLDTGYSSRFFKETACLPNALYRHITPVVYREEDSAVHFLARLGLEASDIRYIILSHFHGDHIAGVRDFPQAQLIYLPRAYDAVRSLGPIAAVKAGFLSGLLPEDFNARSILVTKQPERWVRAGEDFPFPEVYDIFGDGSLLGVDVSGHAEGMMGILLTTESHDYFLCADAVWSSRAFQEQRRPHALAGIIMSDRQAYRRNFDRLVQLHQQFPALRIVPSHCREALNAWGTEGEHI, encoded by the coding sequence ATGCTGACAACAACTTCTGTAAAGCTTCATCTTGGAGCAGCGGGTTATTGCACACATCCGGAGTTTCTGACGCTGCGTGGTGGAAGTTTGCGTCCGGTGGCCTTCCCGGCAGGCTTTGCGTGCATCATTCATCCTGTACATGGTCCGATTCTGCTGGACACGGGATATAGCTCCCGTTTTTTCAAGGAAACCGCCTGCTTGCCAAACGCGCTGTATCGTCATATTACACCTGTGGTCTATCGTGAAGAAGACAGTGCGGTACATTTTCTGGCTCGTTTAGGACTGGAAGCTTCGGATATTCGGTACATCATCCTCTCACACTTTCATGGGGATCATATCGCAGGTGTGCGAGATTTTCCACAGGCGCAATTGATCTATCTGCCAAGAGCCTATGACGCGGTGCGTTCACTTGGACCCATTGCGGCTGTAAAGGCAGGCTTTCTGTCCGGCCTGCTGCCAGAGGACTTTAATGCCCGATCAATACTTGTTACGAAGCAGCCGGAGAGATGGGTGAGAGCGGGTGAGGATTTTCCTTTTCCCGAGGTATACGATATTTTCGGTGATGGCAGTCTGCTGGGTGTTGACGTATCGGGTCATGCGGAAGGCATGATGGGGATTTTGCTCACTACGGAGTCACATGACTATTTTCTGTGTGCAGACGCAGTGTGGTCGAGTCGTGCTTTTCAGGAGCAACGCAGACCTCACGCCCTCGCTGGAATCATTATGTCGGATCGTCAGGCGTATCGAAGGAATTTTGACAGACTCGTTCAGTTGCATCAGCAGTTTCCAGCGCTTCGGATTGTGCCCAGTCATTGCCGTGAAGCGCTGAATGCTTGGGGTACAGAGGGTGAGCACATATGA
- a CDS encoding NAD-dependent epimerase/dehydratase family protein, protein MNRALVTGATGCLGRHLAIRLAEQGWEVTGMGRQPKHGAQLEAAGIRFYNGDIRDQAAVNEVCSGQDVVFHCAALSSPWGKYRDFYSSNVEGTQHLVDRCMKGGVQRFIHVSTPSLYFNYSPRYAIHENDPLPSKPANHYAATKRLAEQVVLQAHANGLPSIMIRPRAIFGPYDQTLFPRIVAANAKSGVPMIGGGQALIDLTCVDNVVDALLLCRDAKTEVLGRAYNISNGDPRPFQDLVSTLFGKLEMSLHRRNIPYRAAYGAAAVLERVHRLIPALGEPQLTRYTVGSLSIPQTLDISDAREKLGYVPRLTIDEGLQQFADWWRAESC, encoded by the coding sequence ATGAATAGAGCATTGGTTACAGGAGCAACCGGATGTCTGGGCAGGCATCTGGCGATACGGCTTGCAGAGCAAGGCTGGGAAGTTACGGGTATGGGACGCCAGCCAAAGCACGGTGCACAGCTTGAGGCAGCAGGCATTCGATTTTATAACGGAGATATACGGGATCAGGCGGCGGTGAATGAGGTCTGTTCGGGTCAGGATGTTGTGTTTCACTGTGCGGCGTTATCGTCGCCGTGGGGCAAATATCGGGATTTTTACAGCAGTAATGTGGAGGGGACACAGCATTTGGTGGACCGTTGTATGAAAGGTGGCGTACAGCGCTTCATTCATGTATCAACGCCGAGCTTATATTTTAACTACAGTCCGCGATATGCCATACATGAGAATGACCCTTTGCCATCCAAACCAGCTAATCATTACGCAGCCACCAAGCGGCTCGCTGAGCAAGTGGTTTTGCAGGCTCATGCTAATGGACTTCCATCGATCATGATTCGTCCGAGAGCTATTTTTGGTCCATATGACCAGACCCTTTTTCCCAGAATCGTTGCAGCAAATGCCAAATCGGGTGTACCTATGATCGGAGGCGGACAGGCACTCATTGACCTGACTTGTGTGGATAACGTGGTGGATGCGCTTTTGTTATGCAGGGATGCTAAGACAGAAGTGCTGGGTCGTGCCTACAATATTTCCAATGGAGATCCGAGACCGTTTCAGGATTTGGTGAGCACGTTGTTTGGAAAGCTGGAAATGTCTTTACACCGTCGAAATATTCCCTACCGAGCAGCATACGGAGCAGCCGCAGTGCTGGAACGTGTACACCGCTTGATTCCTGCGTTAGGTGAACCTCAATTGACGCGGTATACGGTTGGTTCGTTATCGATTCCACAGACGCTGGATATTTCGGATGCCCGTGAGAAGCTGGGGTATGTGCCTCGGTTGACCATTGATGAGGGGTTACAACAATTTGCAGACTGGTGGAGGGCTGAATCATGCTGA
- a CDS encoding SDR family oxidoreductase — MTEQKIQTEDDHIQGETGLTVGKSKEFNRNAPVALITGTSSGFGMLTAVTLAKQGYRVVATMRDLSRNVELARLAEQAGISDRLQVIRLDVTDGDSVQEAVQTVLQNNGRIDMLVNNAGFALGGFIEEVSMDDWRRQMETNLFGLIAVTRAVLPVMREQKQGLIINLSSVSGLSGFPGYAPYAASKFAVEGFTESLRHEMSSFGIRVVLVEPGAYRTPIWSKGLGEIHRSDHSPYKDKLDAVLRYSQNAGETAPDPQEVADLIARIARMRAPRLRYALGKGSRLLIIGKLLLPWKWLEWIIARGLK; from the coding sequence ATGACAGAACAGAAGATACAGACAGAGGATGATCATATACAGGGCGAAACAGGTTTAACCGTGGGGAAATCGAAAGAGTTCAACCGAAACGCCCCTGTGGCGTTAATCACGGGTACATCGAGTGGGTTCGGCATGCTTACGGCGGTTACGCTGGCTAAACAAGGATATCGTGTTGTGGCAACGATGCGAGATTTGAGTCGGAATGTGGAATTGGCAAGGTTGGCGGAGCAGGCGGGCATTTCGGATCGGTTACAGGTTATTCGCCTGGATGTAACGGATGGTGATTCGGTACAGGAGGCTGTTCAGACGGTACTTCAAAACAATGGGCGGATCGATATGCTGGTGAACAATGCAGGATTTGCGCTTGGCGGATTTATTGAAGAAGTATCCATGGATGATTGGCGTCGGCAAATGGAAACGAATCTGTTTGGCTTGATTGCCGTTACACGTGCGGTCCTGCCTGTCATGCGTGAGCAAAAGCAGGGATTGATCATCAACTTGTCCAGCGTCAGTGGATTGTCCGGTTTTCCAGGTTATGCGCCGTATGCTGCATCCAAATTCGCAGTGGAAGGTTTCACGGAAAGTTTGCGTCATGAGATGTCCTCGTTCGGCATCCGGGTTGTGCTGGTAGAGCCGGGTGCTTATCGTACACCCATATGGAGTAAAGGCTTGGGCGAAATTCACAGGAGCGACCATTCTCCCTATAAAGATAAGCTGGACGCGGTTCTTCGTTATTCCCAGAATGCTGGAGAGACTGCACCTGATCCGCAGGAAGTGGCCGATCTGATTGCTCGCATTGCACGGATGCGTGCACCAAGACTTCGTTATGCGCTGGGCAAAGGCTCGCGTTTGCTTATCATCGGCAAGCTGCTGCTTCCCTGGAAATGGCTGGAGTGGATTATTGCGCGTGGATTGAAATAG
- a CDS encoding serine/threonine-protein kinase, producing MTDTVQLELDGISFELKEPHSFEWIARLGTVFRVFDQQDSGNLSFGILGLDGKRIFVKYAGACTIHANSLSTPAEAIHYLKSSVSIYEDLAHDTLIHLKDHFATEHGYVCVFDWVEGECLHSHWDFPPPAKYEDPRSPYYRFRQLPVKTRIQAMKQILDFHIEVQRRGYVAVDFYDGSLIYDFDKQSMKICDIDLYRKGSFTNTMGRMWGSSRFMSPEEFELGAPMDGVTNVFNMGAMAFSLLGGELDRSYARWDAGEALYQVVIRAIDPERASRYASVAELGEAWKKAVLQDQ from the coding sequence ATGACGGACACGGTTCAGCTTGAACTTGACGGCATTTCTTTTGAGTTAAAAGAACCTCATTCATTCGAGTGGATCGCGCGCCTGGGTACTGTATTCCGTGTGTTTGATCAGCAGGATTCTGGCAATTTGTCCTTTGGTATTCTGGGTCTGGACGGAAAGCGGATATTCGTGAAATATGCTGGAGCATGCACGATACATGCGAACAGTTTAAGTACACCTGCCGAAGCGATTCATTATTTGAAATCATCCGTTTCCATATACGAAGATTTGGCACATGACACATTGATTCATTTAAAAGACCATTTTGCAACGGAACATGGCTACGTCTGTGTATTCGATTGGGTGGAAGGAGAATGTCTGCATTCCCATTGGGATTTTCCACCACCAGCCAAGTATGAGGACCCTCGTTCCCCCTATTATCGATTCAGACAGCTTCCGGTAAAGACGCGTATTCAGGCGATGAAGCAGATTTTGGATTTTCACATCGAAGTGCAACGGAGAGGGTATGTGGCTGTTGATTTTTACGATGGCAGTCTGATCTATGATTTTGACAAACAATCGATGAAAATATGTGATATTGATTTGTATCGAAAGGGCTCTTTCACGAATACGATGGGACGGATGTGGGGATCATCCCGGTTTATGTCTCCTGAGGAATTTGAGTTGGGTGCACCAATGGATGGAGTCACGAATGTGTTCAACATGGGAGCGATGGCTTTCTCCCTGCTGGGTGGAGAGTTGGATCGTTCATATGCCAGATGGGATGCGGGAGAAGCGTTGTACCAGGTGGTTATTCGTGCGATAGACCCTGAGCGAGCGAGTCGCTATGCGTCGGTTGCTGAATTAGGTGAAGCATGGAAAAAAGCCGTGCTGCAGGATCAATAA
- a CDS encoding GNAT family N-acetyltransferase, which translates to MNEGQKENVFILRNIRRDEAEKYWPLRLEALKNHPEAFGVSFEMSIQLPMSEVQERIHTEPDNYILGAYTEEGILTGTMGFKREQGLKLRHKGYIWGVYVSPSYRGCGLASRLLREVLDRGRELEGIEQINLSVVTTNGSARRLYEQHGFETYGIERNALVVQGKGYDEAHMTYFYAERLNVSDEHVEEGGDL; encoded by the coding sequence ATGAATGAAGGTCAGAAGGAGAACGTGTTCATCCTTCGCAATATACGCAGAGATGAGGCAGAGAAATATTGGCCTTTGCGGCTGGAAGCACTGAAAAATCATCCGGAAGCCTTCGGGGTTTCATTTGAAATGTCCATTCAGCTTCCCATGAGTGAAGTGCAGGAACGTATACATACCGAACCCGATAATTACATTCTGGGTGCATATACAGAAGAAGGCATCCTCACAGGGACAATGGGGTTCAAAAGAGAACAGGGACTAAAGCTGAGGCACAAAGGATACATCTGGGGAGTTTATGTCTCACCGTCTTATCGTGGATGTGGACTTGCTTCCCGATTGCTCCGCGAAGTGTTGGATCGGGGCAGGGAATTGGAAGGCATAGAGCAAATCAATCTCAGTGTGGTTACCACAAACGGGTCAGCAAGGCGATTGTATGAGCAGCATGGATTTGAAACCTATGGCATTGAGCGCAATGCACTGGTCGTTCAGGGAAAGGGTTACGATGAAGCGCATATGACGTACTTTTATGCTGAGCGTTTGAATGTGAGCGATGAGCATGTTGAAGAAGGTGGTGACTTATGA
- a CDS encoding F390 synthetase-related protein — protein sequence MSSTLRIVYHYALARGLRKWKTRAQLERWQERQIIRHVERVREKSPFYREWWGNVDASNWRSFPLIDKTIMMQHFDRLNTVGISKGEAMALAGESEETRDFKPSVQGVTVGLSSGTSGNRGLFLVSDREQDAWTGTVLAKLLPGGLWKPAKIAFFLRANSNLYESVQRGKLQFQYFDLLERVDTLVERMETYRPTVWVAPPSMLRMLAEAYTSGTLTTVPDKIISVAEVLDPLDRKVLESVFEQTIHQVYQCTEGFLGATCGFGTLHLNEDIVHIEKEFIDPTTRRFVPVITDFSRTSQPIIRYRLNDILTEAAVPCACGSPFTAIERIEGRCDDTLYFPHRQTGEAVPVFPDFVTRAVIAASPVIEHYRVVQRGSGMLEVSLRLGGGEGMQQVEFCVKRELTKLGERLECTIPEIIFVPYTFEPGITKLRRVERQHTCSEAFG from the coding sequence ATGAGCAGTACACTGCGTATTGTCTACCATTATGCACTTGCACGGGGATTGAGAAAATGGAAAACACGAGCGCAGCTTGAACGCTGGCAGGAACGCCAGATCATTCGGCATGTTGAACGGGTTCGTGAAAAGTCGCCTTTTTACCGGGAGTGGTGGGGTAATGTGGATGCATCCAACTGGAGAAGCTTTCCTCTGATCGACAAAACAATCATGATGCAGCATTTCGATCGGCTCAACACGGTGGGCATTTCCAAGGGCGAAGCGATGGCTCTCGCCGGGGAAAGTGAGGAAACGCGTGATTTCAAGCCATCCGTTCAGGGCGTGACGGTAGGCTTGTCCTCAGGCACATCGGGCAACCGGGGGTTGTTTCTGGTGAGTGATCGTGAGCAGGATGCGTGGACAGGGACTGTGTTGGCCAAGCTCCTGCCTGGCGGACTGTGGAAGCCTGCCAAGATCGCCTTTTTCCTCCGGGCCAACAGTAATCTGTATGAATCGGTGCAGCGGGGTAAGCTGCAATTTCAATATTTTGATCTGCTGGAGCGTGTCGATACCTTGGTTGAACGTATGGAAACATACCGACCCACCGTATGGGTAGCGCCGCCCTCCATGCTGAGAATGTTGGCTGAGGCTTATACGTCAGGCACATTGACCACTGTACCGGACAAAATCATTTCGGTTGCTGAAGTGCTGGACCCCCTGGATCGCAAGGTGCTGGAGAGTGTTTTTGAGCAAACCATTCATCAGGTTTACCAGTGTACTGAAGGATTTCTGGGCGCAACCTGTGGCTTCGGTACGTTGCATTTGAATGAAGATATCGTTCATATTGAAAAAGAGTTCATTGACCCCACGACCCGGAGGTTCGTGCCTGTAATCACGGATTTCTCCAGAACCTCACAGCCGATTATCCGGTATCGACTGAACGACATTTTGACCGAGGCAGCGGTTCCTTGTGCCTGTGGGTCTCCATTCACTGCCATTGAGCGGATCGAAGGCCGCTGTGATGACACGCTTTATTTTCCACATCGACAAACGGGCGAAGCCGTACCTGTATTCCCGGATTTTGTTACGCGTGCGGTGATTGCAGCCTCTCCAGTTATTGAGCATTATCGCGTCGTACAGCGAGGTAGCGGGATGTTGGAAGTATCGCTTCGGCTCGGAGGAGGAGAAGGGATGCAGCAGGTGGAATTTTGTGTGAAGCGGGAGCTGACGAAGCTGGGAGAGCGGCTGGAATGCACCATACCCGAGATCATATTCGTTCCTTATACGTTTGAACCGGGAATAACGAAGCTGCGCCGAGTGGAGAGACAGCACACTTGTAGTGAAGCGTTTGGATGA